In Candidatus Paceibacterota bacterium, the following are encoded in one genomic region:
- a CDS encoding GDP-L-fucose synthase: DVLKAILEADNYRDAKIVFDASKPTMIPKRLIDNTKAKDILGFEAKTSLMDGIEETVKWYKNKISKI; the protein is encoded by the coding sequence AAGATGTTTTAAAAGCTATTTTAGAAGCGGATAATTATCGGGATGCAAAAATTGTCTTTGATGCTTCTAAACCAACGATGATACCTAAGCGATTAATTGACAATACAAAGGCTAAAGATATTTTAGGTTTTGAAGCAAAAACATCTTTAATGGACGGCATCGAAGAAACCGTAAAATGGTATAAAAATAAGATTTCAAAAATATGA
- a CDS encoding kinase, with product MIITRTPFRISFFGGGTDYPVWYEENGGAVLSTTINKYCYIITRYLPPFFDYKYRIRYILREETKDVSEIRHPSVRESLKYLNINRGIEMVHTADLPARSGLGSSSAFTVGFLNSLYALTGKMVTKRQLALDAIHVEQDLIRENVGSQDQTNAAFGGLNKIEFGGQEKIRVQPITISGEKLKLFQDHLMLFFTGFSRDASQVAGEQIKKTPSRGQELKAMGQMVDEAINILNGDVNRIKDFGKLLHESWKIKRSLTDKISNGQIDNIYETGLGAGALGGKLCGAGSGGFILFFAPLEAQAQIKEKLKNLLYVPFRFDELGSQIVFHSAQDFF from the coding sequence ATGATTATCACCAGAACACCTTTTCGCATTTCATTTTTCGGGGGAGGGACGGATTATCCGGTTTGGTATGAAGAAAACGGCGGAGCTGTATTAAGCACCACTATAAATAAGTATTGTTATATAATTACAAGGTACCTTCCTCCGTTTTTCGATTATAAATATAGGATAAGGTATATTCTCCGTGAGGAAACTAAGGATGTTTCCGAAATACGGCATCCTTCTGTCCGGGAATCTTTGAAATACCTTAATATTAATCGCGGCATTGAAATGGTTCACACGGCTGACTTACCGGCCCGTTCAGGCCTTGGTTCTAGTTCCGCTTTTACTGTCGGTTTCTTAAACAGTTTATACGCTTTAACCGGAAAAATGGTAACTAAAAGGCAGTTAGCTCTTGATGCAATCCATGTTGAACAGGATTTAATTAGGGAAAATGTTGGTTCTCAGGACCAAACTAATGCTGCCTTTGGCGGTTTGAATAAAATAGAGTTTGGTGGCCAGGAGAAAATACGAGTCCAGCCCATAACCATCAGTGGAGAGAAATTAAAATTATTCCAGGACCATTTAATGCTGTTTTTCACCGGTTTTTCCAGGGACGCTTCCCAGGTTGCCGGAGAGCAGATTAAAAAAACTCCCTCAAGGGGGCAGGAATTGAAAGCCATGGGGCAGATGGTAGATGAGGCGATTAATATTCTTAATGGTGATGTCAATAGAATTAAAGACTTTGGCAAACTTCTTCACGAATCCTGGAAAATAAAAAGGAGCTTAACAGATAAAATATCAAACGGTCAAATTGATAATATTTACGAAACAGGTCTTGGAGCGGGAGCCTTAGGAGGAAAGTTATGCGGGGCTGGCAGCGGCGGATTCATATTATTTTTCGCGCCGCTCGAAGCACAGGCACAAATAAAAGAGAAATTAAAGAATCTCTTATACGTGCCGTTTCGCTTTGATGAGCTAGGTAGCCAGATAGTTTTCCATAGCGCTCAAGACTTTTTCTAA
- a CDS encoding D-sedoheptulose 7-phosphate isomerase: MDKIFLINKAIKDSHETKSKILGNKEILSMIETIAEEMIKAFKNGRKVLFCGNGGSAADAQHLAAELSGKYYLDRDPLPAEPLNINTSFMTAVANDISYKEVFARLIKAVGQSGDILIALSTSGNSMNVIRAVETANDKKMITIGLTGESGGKMQSLCQHLIKVPSSDTPRIQEAHTLIGHILCDIVEKEIFGEKDVKES, from the coding sequence ATGGACAAAATATTCTTAATTAATAAAGCAATAAAAGATAGTCACGAGACAAAAAGTAAAATCCTAGGAAACAAGGAAATTTTGTCGATGATTGAAACAATTGCCGAAGAAATGATAAAGGCTTTCAAAAACGGAAGGAAAGTTCTTTTCTGCGGTAACGGCGGCAGCGCGGCTGACGCCCAGCATTTAGCGGCAGAGCTTTCCGGGAAGTATTATCTAGATAGGGATCCTTTGCCGGCAGAACCCTTGAATATAAACACTTCCTTTATGACCGCAGTAGCCAATGATATTTCCTATAAAGAAGTTTTTGCTAGATTAATAAAGGCTGTGGGTCAGTCGGGCGATATCTTGATTGCTCTTTCAACTTCCGGCAATTCAATGAACGTTATAAGGGCCGTTGAAACTGCCAATGATAAGAAGATGATTACCATTGGCTTGACTGGTGAAAGCGGAGGGAAGATGCAGTCTCTTTGCCAACATTTAATTAAAGTGCCATCATCTGATACTCCGAGAATCCAGGAAGCCCATACTTTGATCGGCCATATTCTCTGCGATATAGTGGAAAAGGAAATTTTCGGAGAAAAAGACGTTAAAGAATCATGA
- a CDS encoding HAD-IIIA family hydrolase, whose protein sequence is MKAVILAGGKGTRLFPLTREIPKVLVKIGRKPVIEHQILLLRDYGIKEIWILAGFLGDQIREYLQDGRKWKVKIYYLQEKKPLGTAGALKTLGKIIQKDDFLVFSGDVMLDFDIKRLVAYYRQKKAFTIIVHSNDHPADSDLVEVDNKGKIISLLRRPHPKGSIFRNLSIASAYIFSPKIFKHIPQRRKCDIEKDVLPLILKSKEKVYAYNTPEYIKDIGTPKRLEEVRRDYSSGKIRRLNLKNKRKAVFLDRDGVINKEVDQLSRIKDFELYSFAAKAVKKINESDYLAIIVTNQPMVAKGFMTEKDLNEIHKKLETELGLKGAKIDAIYYCPHHPEKGFVGEVPELKIKCNCRKPLPGLFLKARKDFNIDFKKSYLIGDQERDILAGRKIGCKTILVKTGLGKSYKNAVKPDFAAKNLLEAVVNIIK, encoded by the coding sequence ATGAAAGCAGTAATATTGGCAGGCGGGAAAGGTACCCGTCTGTTTCCTTTAACCAGAGAAATTCCTAAAGTATTGGTGAAAATAGGCAGAAAGCCGGTTATCGAGCACCAGATTCTACTCTTGAGAGATTACGGCATTAAAGAAATCTGGATACTTGCCGGATTTTTAGGCGATCAAATAAGAGAGTACCTTCAAGACGGCAGAAAATGGAAGGTTAAAATTTATTATCTGCAGGAGAAAAAGCCCTTAGGTACAGCAGGCGCCCTTAAAACCCTGGGAAAGATAATACAGAAAGATGATTTTTTGGTTTTTTCCGGAGACGTAATGCTGGATTTTGACATTAAGAGACTTGTTGCTTATTACCGCCAGAAAAAAGCTTTTACAATTATTGTCCATTCCAACGACCATCCGGCAGACAGCGATTTGGTTGAGGTTGATAATAAGGGAAAGATTATTTCTTTATTGAGAAGACCCCATCCCAAAGGCAGTATTTTCCGTAATTTAAGCATTGCTTCTGCTTATATTTTTTCGCCGAAGATTTTTAAACACATACCTCAAAGGAGAAAATGCGACATTGAGAAAGACGTGCTGCCTTTGATTTTGAAATCAAAAGAGAAAGTTTACGCCTACAACACTCCAGAATACATTAAAGATATCGGCACTCCCAAAAGATTGGAAGAAGTAAGGCGGGATTACAGTTCGGGGAAGATTAGGAGGCTTAATCTTAAGAATAAAAGGAAAGCAGTGTTTCTTGACAGAGACGGCGTCATTAACAAGGAAGTAGACCAGCTTTCCAGAATAAAAGATTTTGAATTATATAGTTTTGCTGCTAAGGCCGTAAAAAAGATCAATGAATCCGATTATTTAGCCATCATAGTTACCAACCAGCCGATGGTTGCTAAAGGCTTTATGACGGAAAAAGATTTGAATGAAATACATAAAAAACTGGAAACAGAGCTTGGCTTAAAAGGAGCAAAAATAGACGCCATTTATTATTGCCCCCATCATCCGGAAAAGGGATTTGTCGGCGAAGTGCCGGAATTAAAAATTAAATGTAATTGCCGCAAGCCGCTGCCAGGCCTTTTTTTGAAAGCGCGCAAAGACTTTAATATTGACTTTAAGAAATCATATTTGATTGGAGATCAGGAGAGAGACATATTAGCTGGTAGGAAAATCGGCTGCAAAACCATTCTGGTTAAAACGGGGCTCGGGAAATCTTACAAGAACGCCGTAAAGCCGGATTTCGCTGCTAAAAATTTGTTGGAGGCGGTTGTTAATATAATCAAATAG
- a CDS encoding glycosyltransferase family 1 protein, whose product MKYDKINLLYRAPTSIYSSYIYFEGLRRALERNGLLYYAFGAGGKEALNMEELLKYPILCVNGSWEPVFSIVKSVAGRQFVAEINSELLFKGDYYKGLKNTLITKLSRLGKYFNVLKSSPRQRYKELLQEIRMFLRVNILKDYLYPYKLMKERSKYFDLYFSGAEDDLDKYFGKPCYFFISWAHTELLDDIAKPTSDKILFVGALHGTRADFLKEDKSKIVEARNTSFKKDSTENVRELARLINEYKYTLCPVGVIDQYIPGKIFEYLACKRLCFCHSPKKGTVRIEKFFRDGKEVVYFRNFPELEKKYQYYLNNPEEAERIALTGYEKVRKYHNADARAKYFAQTVLHYANGGKYKDEINDLAIFGVE is encoded by the coding sequence ATGAAATACGATAAAATTAATCTTTTATACCGCGCGCCAACGTCAATTTATTCTTCCTATATTTATTTTGAAGGATTAAGAAGGGCCCTGGAAAGGAACGGGCTTTTGTATTATGCTTTCGGCGCGGGCGGCAAAGAAGCTTTAAATATGGAAGAACTTTTAAAGTACCCGATTTTGTGCGTTAACGGTTCATGGGAGCCTGTTTTCAGTATTGTAAAATCGGTTGCCGGGCGGCAGTTCGTAGCCGAAATTAATTCCGAACTCTTATTTAAGGGCGATTACTATAAAGGATTGAAAAATACTCTCATTACAAAATTGTCCCGGTTAGGAAAATACTTTAATGTTCTAAAATCTTCTCCGCGGCAGAGATATAAGGAATTATTGCAGGAGATCAGAATGTTCCTTAGAGTAAATATTTTAAAAGATTATTTGTATCCGTATAAATTAATGAAAGAAAGATCAAAATACTTTGATTTATATTTTTCTGGAGCAGAAGATGATTTAGACAAATACTTTGGAAAACCCTGTTATTTTTTTATAAGCTGGGCGCATACGGAATTATTAGATGACATCGCTAAACCGACTAGCGATAAGATATTGTTTGTCGGAGCTCTCCACGGCACAAGAGCAGATTTTTTAAAAGAAGACAAAAGCAAGATAGTTGAGGCGAGAAACACTTCATTTAAAAAAGATTCCACGGAAAACGTCAGAGAATTGGCCAGATTGATTAATGAATATAAATATACGCTTTGTCCCGTGGGCGTAATTGACCAATATATACCGGGCAAGATTTTTGAATATTTGGCCTGCAAGAGACTATGCTTTTGTCATTCTCCGAAAAAAGGCACAGTAAGAATTGAAAAATTCTTCAGGGACGGAAAAGAAGTGGTTTATTTCAGGAATTTTCCCGAACTGGAAAAGAAATACCAATATTATCTTAATAATCCGGAAGAAGCTGAAAGAATAGCTTTGACCGGCTACGAAAAAGTCAGGAAATACCATAATGCTGACGCTAGGGCTAAGTATTTTGCCCAAACAGTTCTGCATTATGCCAATGGCGGGAAATACAAAGACGAGATTAACGATTTGGCTATTTTTGGCGTAGAATAA
- a CDS encoding class I SAM-dependent methyltransferase encodes MEKYDNFNYQSHYRDLKTLGGSGLEKTVFKLICRDIAKDRRAIAKILEIGFGKGDLIFKLAENNFNVSGLDISFENVKAVQNTLGERGLRADVRQDDILKSSFDEGEFDVIVACEVIEHLTDLGEAAKEIARILKPGGTLIVSVPYRQKVKLEECIFCHKLTPRDGHLHSFDKEKILSLFRKYDIEVEKTMIHFSKANLFPFLNKIYVFPFSWIINWFDLAISRIFGLFPPFLLVKFRKR; translated from the coding sequence ATGGAAAAATACGACAATTTTAATTATCAAAGTCATTATCGGGATTTAAAGACCTTGGGTGGTTCCGGATTGGAAAAAACTGTTTTTAAATTGATATGTAGAGATATTGCCAAGGATAGGAGAGCTATTGCAAAAATACTTGAAATAGGATTTGGAAAAGGCGACTTAATTTTTAAATTGGCTGAGAACAATTTTAATGTTAGCGGTCTTGATATTTCTTTTGAGAATGTGAAAGCTGTCCAGAACACATTAGGGGAAAGGGGATTGCGAGCTGACGTGAGACAGGATGATATTTTGAAAAGTTCCTTTGACGAAGGAGAATTTGATGTTATCGTGGCTTGCGAAGTAATTGAACATCTTACTGATTTAGGAGAAGCAGCTAAAGAAATAGCCAGAATTTTGAAGCCGGGCGGAACCTTAATCGTTTCTGTTCCCTATCGTCAGAAAGTCAAGCTTGAAGAATGTATTTTTTGTCATAAGCTGACGCCCCGTGACGGCCATTTGCACTCTTTTGATAAGGAGAAAATTTTAAGTCTTTTTAGAAAATATGATATTGAGGTCGAAAAGACAATGATTCACTTTTCAAAAGCAAACCTTTTTCCTTTCTTGAATAAGATATATGTTTTTCCCTTTTCTTGGATTATTAATTGGTTTGACTTGGCCATTTCCAGAATATTCGGCTTGTTTCCGCCCTTCTTATTAGTAAAATTCCGCAAAAGATAA
- a CDS encoding glycosyltransferase family 2 protein, whose protein sequence is MKEEFPFVSIIIPCFNEEKYIGKCLGSLLRQDYSKEKMEILLIDGMSKDKTREVIKDFTGKYPFLRILDNPKRFTPFALNIGIKNAKGDIIIRMDAHAGYEKDYISKCVKYSIEYDADNVGGFMKTLPSGKSLTAKAIAFCLSNVFGVGGSYFRTGLKEPRWVDTVFGGCFKREVFDKIGLFNENLIRSQDMELNIRLKKAGGKILLHPDIIAYYYPKDNLKDFFVHNLKDGIWTIYPLKFVKTAFKARHFIPLLFILTLPISIWPYLIFNLFFSTKIAIEQKDIRLLFLMPIVFLTRHVGYGLGSIVGLFKLLIE, encoded by the coding sequence ATGAAAGAAGAATTTCCTTTCGTTTCAATTATCATCCCTTGTTTCAATGAAGAAAAATACATTGGAAAGTGCTTAGGTTCTTTATTGAGACAGGATTATTCTAAAGAAAAAATGGAAATTTTGTTGATTGATGGGATGTCAAAAGATAAGACCAGGGAAGTAATTAAAGATTTTACTGGGAAATATCCGTTTTTAAGGATTTTGGACAACCCAAAGAGATTCACTCCTTTTGCTTTGAATATCGGCATTAAAAATGCCAAAGGAGATATTATTATTCGGATGGATGCTCATGCCGGTTATGAAAAAGATTATATTTCAAAATGCGTAAAATATTCAATTGAATACGACGCGGACAATGTTGGTGGATTTATGAAAACCTTGCCATCTGGAAAAAGTTTAACGGCAAAGGCCATTGCTTTTTGTCTGTCTAATGTTTTTGGCGTGGGCGGTTCATATTTCAGGACCGGGTTAAAAGAGCCTCGCTGGGTGGATACGGTTTTTGGCGGCTGCTTCAAAAGGGAAGTTTTTGATAAAATTGGATTATTCAACGAAAACCTCATTCGAAGCCAGGATATGGAATTGAATATAAGATTGAAAAAAGCGGGCGGGAAAATTCTTCTACATCCTGATATTATCGCTTATTATTATCCAAAAGATAATTTGAAAGATTTTTTTGTTCATAACCTTAAAGACGGAATTTGGACGATTTATCCTTTGAAATTCGTAAAAACCGCTTTTAAAGCAAGACATTTTATTCCTTTGCTTTTTATTTTAACTCTGCCCATAAGCATTTGGCCATATCTTATCTTTAACCTTTTTTTCTCAACTAAGATAGCTATAGAGCAAAAAGATATAAGATTGTTATTTCTAATGCCGATTGTCTTTTTAACTCGTCATGTCGGTTACGGTTTAGGTTCCATTGTTGGTTTATTTAAATTATTGATAGAATAA
- a CDS encoding methyltransferase domain-containing protein — MESRKQKEIEYYDKQAENWLKENPNKIQGGDFEDFNPLILSSFQFLYKLLAKNCQDKIILDYGCGNGVHSVFPVKMGAEKVIGIDLSESSLKIARERAKQGGMADKTEFLAMDCEKMDFPDNYFDVIFDGGTFSSLDLNKAYPELFRVLKPEGILIGIETFGHNPFTNLKRKINKLIGKRTGWAAEHIFQTKDLKEAKKYFREIEVHYFHLKSWLAFPFLNLPGGKLLLKILETIEKPFLKIPLLNKYVFKVVFIFKNPKIKEIISF; from the coding sequence ATGGAATCTAGAAAACAAAAAGAAATTGAATATTACGACAAGCAGGCCGAAAATTGGTTGAAAGAAAATCCGAACAAAATACAGGGAGGGGATTTTGAGGACTTTAATCCTTTAATTCTATCCAGTTTTCAGTTTCTCTATAAGCTTCTCGCTAAAAACTGCCAGGATAAGATAATTTTAGATTATGGTTGCGGCAATGGCGTTCATTCTGTTTTTCCCGTTAAGATGGGAGCAGAAAAAGTTATTGGAATTGATTTGTCCGAGTCGTCTCTTAAAATAGCCAGAGAAAGAGCAAAACAAGGGGGAATGGCAGATAAAACAGAATTTTTGGCGATGGACTGCGAAAAAATGGATTTCCCGGATAATTATTTTGATGTTATTTTTGACGGAGGAACTTTTTCTTCTTTGGATTTAAATAAAGCTTATCCTGAATTATTCCGCGTTTTGAAGCCGGAAGGCATTTTAATCGGTATTGAAACGTTTGGTCACAATCCGTTCACCAATTTAAAAAGGAAGATAAACAAATTAATCGGCAAAAGAACAGGCTGGGCGGCAGAGCATATTTTTCAAACTAAGGACTTAAAAGAAGCAAAGAAATACTTTAGAGAGATTGAGGTTCATTATTTTCATTTAAAGTCATGGTTGGCTTTTCCGTTTTTGAACTTACCAGGAGGAAAGCTTTTACTGAAAATTCTGGAGACGATTGAAAAACCTTTTTTAAAGATACCGCTTTTGAACAAGTACGTGTTTAAAGTAGTATTTATCTTTAAAAATCCAAAAATCAAAGAGATAATCTCTTTTTAA
- a CDS encoding sugar transferase — protein MVKRLFDIIFSLFGLILTSSLFLLFAFLIKRESPGPAFYRGIRVGKNGKKFRIFKFRTMVVDAENLGGPSTAGDDPRLLKIGRILRRYQLDELPQFINIFKGEMSFVGPRPEVCSEVERYKKEDRELILSVKPGLTDLATLENVHEEEILRGAADPHEAYRKLIQPQKIKLAKEYVKKRSLWLDIKIILETLKSAIF, from the coding sequence ATGGTTAAACGCTTATTTGATATCATTTTTTCCCTTTTTGGACTAATATTGACTTCTTCTTTGTTTTTGCTTTTTGCTTTTTTGATAAAGCGGGAATCGCCTGGCCCTGCTTTTTATCGCGGGATTAGGGTCGGAAAGAACGGCAAGAAATTTAGAATTTTTAAATTCAGGACAATGGTTGTTGACGCTGAAAATTTGGGAGGGCCTTCAACTGCCGGCGATGACCCCCGTTTGCTGAAAATCGGCAGGATTTTAAGGAGATACCAGTTAGATGAACTGCCCCAGTTTATAAATATTTTTAAAGGAGAAATGTCGTTTGTCGGGCCAAGGCCGGAAGTGTGTTCAGAAGTGGAAAGATATAAAAAAGAAGACAGGGAATTGATTCTTTCAGTAAAGCCCGGCTTGACTGATTTGGCTACCTTGGAAAACGTGCACGAAGAGGAAATTTTAAGAGGGGCGGCAGACCCACACGAAGCTTATAGAAAGCTAATTCAGCCGCAAAAGATAAAGCTGGCCAAAGAATACGTGAAAAAGCGTTCTTTATGGCTGGATATTAAAATTATCCTTGAAACCCTCAAATCCGCGATTTTTTAA
- a CDS encoding transketolase has protein sequence MNKTIEELEILSKEIRREILEMIYRTKSPHVGCSFSMVELLVSLYFRILNVDSNNPADQNRDRFLLSKGHGCPALYAVLAKKGIMSKKIFEGFAKENGTLEQHPTRDPNIGIEITSGSLGHGLSIGAGMALAAKYDNASYRIFVFLGDGELNEGSNWEAIMFAKQHCLDNLVAIVDHNKLQAMEKSSEVINLEPLKEKWQAFGWGTKEVDGHNVEEIISTLESVPFEKGKPSCIVAHTIKGKGVSSMENEPRWHDKYPDDEEYQKALNELK, from the coding sequence ATGAATAAAACCATTGAAGAACTGGAAATACTGTCTAAAGAAATCAGAAGGGAAATTTTGGAGATGATTTACCGCACGAAAAGCCCTCATGTTGGCTGTTCTTTTTCCATGGTTGAATTATTGGTTTCTCTTTATTTCAGGATTCTCAACGTTGATTCTAATAACCCGGCAGATCAGAATCGGGACAGATTTCTTTTGAGCAAGGGACACGGCTGTCCTGCTTTGTATGCTGTTTTGGCTAAAAAGGGGATTATGTCCAAAAAGATTTTTGAAGGATTTGCCAAAGAAAACGGAACTCTAGAACAGCATCCTACCAGAGATCCGAATATAGGAATTGAAATTACCAGCGGTTCTTTGGGCCATGGTTTATCAATTGGCGCTGGCATGGCCTTGGCTGCGAAATACGACAACGCTTCTTACCGGATTTTTGTATTTCTGGGAGATGGCGAACTTAATGAAGGTTCAAATTGGGAGGCAATAATGTTCGCCAAGCAGCATTGTTTGGACAATCTGGTGGCCATTGTTGACCACAACAAGCTTCAGGCTATGGAAAAAAGCTCGGAAGTCATTAACCTTGAGCCTTTAAAGGAAAAATGGCAGGCGTTTGGCTGGGGTACAAAAGAAGTTGACGGGCACAATGTTGAAGAAATTATTTCTACTTTGGAAAGCGTTCCTTTTGAAAAAGGAAAACCTTCTTGCATTGTGGCTCATACGATAAAAGGCAAGGGAGTTTCTTCTATGGAAAATGAGCCAAGATGGCACGATAAGTATCCTGATGATGAAGAATATCAAAAAGCTTTAAATGAATTAAAATGA